From one Vicia villosa cultivar HV-30 ecotype Madison, WI unplaced genomic scaffold, Vvil1.0 ctg.000795F_1_1_3, whole genome shotgun sequence genomic stretch:
- the LOC131631263 gene encoding uncharacterized protein LOC131631263 translates to MPCPEQINIRYIQRWRLINEVPQENQPEHPNEPVDDMEQEFNQADADFNQPPQNNPPPITLEAIDGLDWQNNDEGVCLFLMPRLSGNWRWGLKPWCLVEMVCRNDAAIAAALEAMAQALANQPNADENAGSRSLATFQRENPPVFKGKHEPDGALEWLKEIERIFRVMDCTQAQKVWYGTHMLAVEADDWWLETRQRLEVTGEEITWIVFRREFMRKYYPEDVRGAEFSKSIKFENGLRSEIKKAVGYQKIRIFPNQLKKGKAEVANGKKTSGGGALASVVCFKCGEPGHKSDVCTAGEKRCFRCGIGHVTTDCRHKEVICFNCGEEGHISSQCQKPKREPGSEKVFALAGVQTTNEDRNAGGAYFISNTFNYYR, encoded by the exons ATGCCATGCCCCGagcaaatcaacatccgttatattcagcgttggaggcttattaatGAAGTTCCTCAAgaaaaccaacctgaacatcctaatgaGCCGGTGGATGATATGGAACAAGAGTTCAACCAAGCAGATGCTGatttcaaccaacctcctcaaaataATCCTCCGCCTATTACTCtcgaagccat cgacggcctAGATTGGCAAAACAACGACGAAGGCGTATGCCTGTTTTTGATGCCTCGGttatctggcaattggcgatgggggctgaagccctgg TGCTTAGTTGAGATGGTATGTAGAAACGATGCTGCGATTGCTGCTGCATTGGAGGCTATGGCGCAGGCTTTGGCAAATCAGCCAAATGCTGATGAGAATGCAGGATCTCGCAGTTTAGCAACCTTTCAGAGAGAGAATCCGCCGGTCTTCAAAGGCAAGCATGAACCTGATGGCGCATTGGAGTggttgaaggagattgagaggatatTCCGTGTGATGGACTGCACTCAGGCGCAGAAGGTTTGGTATGGAACTCATATGCTGGCAgtcgaagctgatgactggtggttagaGACTCGTCAGAGATTAGAAGTTACTGGTGAAGAGATCACTTGGATTGTTTTCCGTAGAGAGTTTATGAGGAAGTattatcctgaagatgttcggg GTGCTGAGTTTTCGAAGTCcatcaagtttgagaacggaTTGCGCTCTGAGATTAAGAAAGCTGTtgggtatcagaagattcgtaTCTTTCCTAATCAG TTAAAAAAGGGAAAAGCAGAAGTGGCTAATGGCAAGAAAACTAGTGGGGGAGGAGCTCTTGCTAGCGTGGTTTGTTTCAAATGTGGAGAACCTGGTCACAAGAGTGATGTGTGTACTGCTGGGGAGAAAAGATGTTTCCGTTGTGGTATAGGACACGTAACTACTGATTGTAGGCATAAAGAAGTTAtctgtttcaactgtggtgaagaagggcaTATTAGTAGCCAGTGTCAGAAACCAAAAAGGGAACCAGGCAGTGAAAAAGTGTTCGCTTTAGCTGGAGTTCAGACAACTAATGAGGACAGGAATGCCGGAGGTGCGTATTTCATTAGTAATACTTTTAATTACTATCGTTGA